A genomic region of Marinobacter sp. NP-4(2019) contains the following coding sequences:
- a CDS encoding IS110 family transposase, which translates to MNNTEIQTPVNVGVDVGKANLDIALHPSGQFYTIPNTEAHIRRFVRILKNYEIERIVVEASGRHEHVLVQACHQAGLPIIIVNPISVRRYAQAIGVLAKTDRIDAKVIAQYAATLKPEFKPIPDKTSQKIRDLLIRRTQLLEMSTMEKNRLQILPKSLHRSIKSLLKMLQNQIEAVTRQIEQEVAKVDHWRTKMEIMTSVPGVGKVLAYTFLSELPELGSLNRKEIAALVGVAPINRDSGKLNGKRRIRGGRHRVRTVMFMAMLSSIQCNPVFKRFYERLKAQGKTPKVALIACMRKMIVVLNTMIKNQEVWRAEMA; encoded by the coding sequence ATGAACAACACGGAAATCCAAACCCCAGTCAATGTCGGTGTCGACGTCGGTAAAGCCAATCTGGACATCGCCCTTCATCCCTCTGGGCAGTTCTACACCATTCCAAACACCGAAGCACACATCCGACGCTTCGTCCGAATTCTCAAAAACTACGAGATCGAACGTATCGTTGTCGAAGCCTCAGGCCGGCATGAACACGTCCTGGTTCAAGCGTGCCATCAAGCAGGTTTGCCAATCATTATCGTCAATCCCATCAGCGTTCGGCGCTACGCTCAGGCCATAGGGGTACTCGCCAAAACCGACCGGATAGATGCAAAGGTCATTGCCCAATATGCCGCCACACTGAAGCCTGAGTTCAAGCCAATTCCAGATAAAACTTCCCAAAAGATTAGAGACTTACTGATCAGGCGCACTCAGCTTCTGGAAATGTCCACCATGGAGAAAAACCGTCTCCAGATCCTGCCGAAATCCCTCCATCGGTCGATCAAAAGCTTGCTCAAAATGCTTCAGAATCAGATCGAAGCAGTCACCCGACAGATCGAGCAGGAGGTCGCCAAAGTCGATCATTGGCGGACCAAAATGGAGATCATGACCAGCGTACCTGGGGTTGGAAAGGTCCTTGCCTACACCTTCCTGAGCGAACTTCCAGAGCTCGGTTCGCTGAACCGTAAGGAGATCGCTGCACTCGTCGGTGTGGCACCTATCAACCGCGACAGCGGCAAGCTCAATGGCAAGCGGAGAATAAGAGGAGGTCGCCATAGGGTTCGCACCGTCATGTTCATGGCCATGCTCTCATCCATCCAATGCAATCCGGTTTTTAAACGCTTTTACGAGCGCCTAAAGGCCCAAGGGAAGACCCCAAAAGTAGCCCTGATTGCCTGCATGAGAAAAATGATTGTGGTGCTCAATACCATGATCAAAAACCAGGAAGTATGGCGGGCAGAAATGGCTTAA
- a CDS encoding GNAT family N-acetyltransferase codes for MEWRKDDYLITDDRSKVQLDVVHRLLAATYWGGRRPREIVDRMVSGSICFSLYHGSTQIGFGRAVTDSATFTWVADIVVEPEFRGSGLGKWIMECLLVHPAIKGTQMVLQTRDAQGLYEQFGFSRNGALMSTKVTDL; via the coding sequence ATGGAATGGCGCAAGGACGATTACCTAATCACTGACGACAGATCCAAGGTGCAACTGGATGTCGTCCACCGCTTGCTTGCCGCAACCTATTGGGGTGGCCGCCGCCCTAGAGAAATCGTAGATCGCATGGTTTCAGGCTCCATCTGTTTCAGCCTTTACCATGGTTCTACACAGATCGGTTTTGGGCGGGCAGTCACCGATAGTGCTACTTTTACCTGGGTGGCGGATATTGTGGTTGAACCCGAATTTCGCGGTAGCGGTCTCGGTAAGTGGATCATGGAGTGTTTGCTAGTGCACCCGGCCATAAAGGGAACCCAGATGGTGTTGCAAACCCGAGATGCACAAGGGCTCTACGAGCAGTTTGGGTTCTCTAGAAACGGTGCTCTCATGAGCACCAAAGTCACTGATTTATAA
- a CDS encoding DUF3592 domain-containing protein: MKWFLYKSFLAVLLLVLGFLCLLLAFHSYTKVRDLNAWELMTAKIVSTQVRKVSGSKGVAYCPDVKVGFMFAGEAYESKLQISQLPCSPIKPMASNTARSFSVGRAVDVYVNPEDPSGVRIESYSLGWGFYVTLVTGCFALLFMAYLPFIKLTKASKGRD; this comes from the coding sequence ATGAAATGGTTTCTGTATAAGAGTTTTTTAGCAGTTCTGTTACTAGTGCTTGGCTTTCTCTGCTTATTGCTTGCGTTTCATAGTTATACGAAAGTGAGAGACCTTAATGCGTGGGAGTTAATGACCGCAAAAATAGTTTCGACCCAAGTCAGAAAGGTAAGTGGTTCGAAAGGGGTTGCTTACTGTCCAGATGTGAAAGTTGGCTTTATGTTTGCGGGAGAAGCATATGAGTCAAAGCTTCAAATTTCCCAATTACCTTGCAGCCCTATCAAACCGATGGCGTCGAACACGGCGCGTAGCTTTAGTGTTGGCAGAGCTGTTGATGTTTATGTAAACCCGGAAGATCCAAGTGGCGTGAGGATTGAAAGCTACTCTTTGGGATGGGGATTCTATGTGACTTTGGTTACTGGTTGTTTTGCGCTCCTTTTTATGGCGTATCTTCCGTTCATAAAGCTAACCAAGGCAAGCAAGGGACGCGACTGA
- a CDS encoding YHYH domain-containing protein has protein sequence MEYTVMTARILALFFVVLFSVGAAAHSGGTDANGCHTNHKTGGYHCH, from the coding sequence ATGGAGTACACAGTAATGACGGCACGTATCTTGGCATTGTTCTTTGTGGTCCTCTTTTCTGTAGGCGCGGCCGCTCACTCGGGTGGTACGGATGCGAATGGATGCCATACAAACCACAAAACCGGCGGTTACCACTGCCATTAA